Part of the Brassica oleracea var. oleracea cultivar TO1000 chromosome C8, BOL, whole genome shotgun sequence genome is shown below.
NNNNNNNNNNNNNNNNNNNNNNNNNNNNNNNNNNNNNNNNNNNNNNNNNNNNNNNNNNNNNNNNNNNNNNNNNNNNNNNNNNNNNNNNNNNNNNNNNNNNNNNNNNNNNNNNNNNNNNNNNNNNNNNNNNNNNNNNNNNNNNNNNNNNNNNNNNNNNNNNNNNNNNNNNNNNNNNNNNNNNNNNNNNNNNNNNNNNNNNNNNNNNNNNNNNNNNNNNNNNNNNNNNNNNNNNNNNNNNNNNNNNNNNNNNNNNNNNNNNNNNNNNNNNNNNNNNNNNNNNNNNNNNNNNNNNNNNNNNNNNNNNNNNNNNNNNNNNNNNNNNNNNNNNNNNNNNNNNNNNNNNNNNNNNNNNNNNNTTGCATGCTCCAATGCAGTAAAACTGCAGCACACTGTCTCCTCTATTGCGTTTGTGCGATGCGACAATGCTCATGCTGTCGGGACTTTCCGGTACGCCTGCAGTTTATAAATATTTCTCTCCGTACGTATACTCATGCGTGTCAATATTTTGTCTTTGCCTTTGTTATGCTTTTTCCTTAGCTATCGCGTGGAGACGGCCATTGCTGATGGTACTGCTGAAGGTGCATTCTTTTGTTTTGATGGTGTAGTGACGAAATTACATAGCCTCAGAGCAAGTGAAGCTGGTCAAATGCTGGTAAGATACACGTCTGTCTCCTTACGTGTTTATCATCTACCAAGTACTAACACATCTACAAAACTTCCTGTGCCAAATAGGCTGAAGGAGTAAACCCTGAGGACTTTAAGATGCC
Proteins encoded:
- the LOC106308858 gene encoding uncharacterized protein LOC106308858: MYRSPPAHVKLQHTVSSIAFVRCDNAHAVGTFRYRVETAIADGTAEGAFFCFDGVVTKLHSLRASEAGQMLAEGVNPEDFKMPPFTTHIEAKSYTFQFSLMSQAYIIK